The nucleotide sequence ATCAGTATTCTGAATATTATGATCTGGCTTCAGCGGAAAGCGGTGGCGACGGAATCGATTCAGTTACTGGACAAATGGAAGTGAAGAAAACGATTGAGCGTGATTTGCAGCGCCAAGTGCAGCAAATGCTCGGTACATTAATCGGTCAGGATAAAGTCGTAGTAAATGTATCGGCTGATATTGACTTTAAAAAAGAAAACCGCGAAGAAAATTTAATTCGACCTGTTGATGAGGAAAATATGGAGGGTATAGAAATAAGTGCCCAACGTATTACGGAAACATACTCAGGCGGTGCTGCAGGAGCGGCAGAAGGTACTACTGAAGCCGGAAGTGTAACTGATAACTTTGTAGATTATGTTGAAGGAACAAATGGTGACGGCGATTATGAAAGAGTAGAAGAGACGATTAACAATGATGTTAACCGTATTCGCCGTGAAATTCAGGAAAGTCCATACAAGATTCGTAATTTAGGTATTCAAGTAATGGTAGATCCTCCAAATGCAGAAGAAGGATTCGATCAAGGTGTTCGTACCGATATTGAACAAATTTTATCGACAATTGTCCGTACATCTATTGATCAAGAAGCTGCCGGTAACCTGACAGACGAAGATATTGCAAATCGTATTGTCGTGTCTGTACAGCAATTTCAAGGAAATGATACAGCGGAAGATCAGCCGCAATCGGTTATTCCTTGGTGGGTATGGGTAATTGGCGGTATATTAGTTGTTGCAATTATATTACTTGTCATTAATGTGCTCCGTGCACGTCGACGTAAGCAAGATGAAGAAGAGCTGGAGATTTTAGAACAACAACAGCAGTTAATTGAAATAGAAGATATTTCTGAAGAAAAAGAAACTGAAGCGACTGTACGCCGTAAGCAATTAGAGAAAATGGCCAAAGATAAGCCTGAAGATTTTGCGAAATTATTGCGTAGCTGGATTGCTGAAGACTAATAGGAGGTTCCGCTGTGTCCAAGAAAGATAAAGACCTATCAGGAAAGCAAAAGGCTGCTTTACTGTTAATTTCTCTAGGACCGGAAGTTTCGGCTTCTGTATATAAGCATTTAAGTGAAGAGGAAATTGAACGTCTTACACTGGAAATTTCGAGTGTGAAAAGGGTGGAATCGACAGTCAAAGAAGAAATTATAGAAGAATTTCATCAGATTGCACTTGCGCAGGACTATATTACGCAAGGCGGTATAGGATATGCGAAGACGGTACTGGAAAAAGCATTAGGTGCTGAACAGGCACAGGCGATATTAAATCGTTTAACTTCTTCATTACAAGTAAGACCATTTGATTTTGCTAGAAAAGCAGATCCGGCACAAATTTTCAATTTTATCCAAAATGAACATCCTCAAACAATTGCCCTTATTCTATCTTACTTAGAACCAGGGCAAGCAGGGGTTATTCTATCTTCGTTACCACAGGAAGTACAGGCGGATATTGCGAAGCGTATTGCAATTATGGAATCAACGTCTCCGGAAGTTATCAGTGAAATTGAATCAGTATTAGAGCGAAAACTATCATCTACTGTGACACAGGATTACACAGA is from Solibacillus isronensis and encodes:
- the fliG gene encoding flagellar motor switch protein FliG, yielding MSKKDKDLSGKQKAALLLISLGPEVSASVYKHLSEEEIERLTLEISSVKRVESTVKEEIIEEFHQIALAQDYITQGGIGYAKTVLEKALGAEQAQAILNRLTSSLQVRPFDFARKADPAQIFNFIQNEHPQTIALILSYLEPGQAGVILSSLPQEVQADIAKRIAIMESTSPEVISEIESVLERKLSSTVTQDYTETGGVDAVVEVLNGVDRQTEKTILDALEIQDPELAEEIKKRMFVFEDIVTLDNRSIQRVIRDCENEDLLLSMKVSSEEVKEIIFRNMSQRMADTFREEMDIMGPVRLRDVEEAQSRIVAVIRRLEDAGEIIIARGGGDDVIV
- the fliF gene encoding flagellar basal-body MS-ring/collar protein FliF, with product MNERLTKIKSDSTGFWKSRTKNQKGALIGAIAAVIAIAAVITYFSTRTTMAPLFPEMSQAEVGRITEVLTSQGVTYEVTNGGTVILVPENQVQDLQVSLAAQGYPDSGEIDTSFFTSNAGFGMTDNEFNVIKQATIETDLANLVRKFEGVKDASVMITLPEEGVFLKDAKGEAQAAIVLDTGPGHKFSDDQIKGLFNLVSMSIPNLPKENITIMNQYSEYYDLASAESGGDGIDSVTGQMEVKKTIERDLQRQVQQMLGTLIGQDKVVVNVSADIDFKKENREENLIRPVDEENMEGIEISAQRITETYSGGAAGAAEGTTEAGSVTDNFVDYVEGTNGDGDYERVEETINNDVNRIRREIQESPYKIRNLGIQVMVDPPNAEEGFDQGVRTDIEQILSTIVRTSIDQEAAGNLTDEDIANRIVVSVQQFQGNDTAEDQPQSVIPWWVWVIGGILVVAIILLVINVLRARRRKQDEEELEILEQQQQLIEIEDISEEKETEATVRRKQLEKMAKDKPEDFAKLLRSWIAED